The genomic stretch TGTGACGGTCGAAAATCTGCCCTGGGCAAAGTACATTACGCGGTATGATCGTGAAGAAACGTTTTTCTATTTGGATCCACCATACTATGGAACAGAGTTCTTTTACGGACGTGGCTTGTTCACCAAAAATGACTTTGTTGAACTCGCCGAAATACTGAGGGGAGTAAAAGGCAAGTTCCTACTATCCCTCAATGACTGCAAAGAAGTCCGGGATATCTTTGACGGATTCGATATCATCACAACAAAAACAAAATACACCGTCGGCGGCGGCAAAAAAACGAAAACGGCTGGCGAGGTTTTTATTAAAAACTACTAATAAGAATGCCCCGACACGAATGCCGGGGCTTGTTTCTTTTATCGTCTTCGATTTGTTTTTGAATGGTGCGGTGAATCTGGAATGTGCGGATGCACAACCCCCATGGCTTCACCCATGGATATAGCCAGTATGTCCAGTGTGCTGGACAGTGTTGCGTCTTTTGAATCTTCGGTCACTCGACTGAGTTCTTCAAGGGCATAGGAAATGAGATAGAGCCGATGGCGTGCGTCTTCGGGAGTCATGATGTCACCTCCCGCGTTTCCAGTTCTTCGGCAATACCGAATAACTTGCCGGCCAGATAGTCCAGGGACGTGAATTCGTCCGGTACGATCTCGCGCAGCTGGTCCAGCATGTCCGCTACGTCGCGGATGTCCTCAACAGGGGAAAGGGGGGTTGCTTGTGCCATGAGGCTACTCCAAGTGTGTTTAAGTCGGCATCGCAAAAAGAAAAATGCCGGGTGGTAAACACAGCTTGGAGCTGCTGGCGTATTTCCCCGAAGGGTATTGTATTCGGCCACCACCCGGCATGAAATCATACCGTTATCGTCCCTTCATCGGACGCAAAAAAACCACTTCTTACGGGTGTGGCTGCCGCCAAGGTGTGTTTAGCACCAAACGCAGTAAGCCACACCGGGTAGGGGTGTGTCAAGGCATAGGTATTCCGAGAGCGTTGAGAAACTCTTCAATCGTGACGATCTTCACGCCTTGAAACTCAGCTTTTTCGATTTTTGATGGTCCAGGTTCCGGGCCACAGCAAAGGAAGTCGAGTTGTTTAGTGACCGCATCACGCACGATGTACCCGTTCATTCTGGCTATTTCTTGCAGCATGGATTTCTCTTTTCCACGCCCGAACCCAGTGAAGCATATCTCCGGTACATAAAACTCCTTTCTGAAATGCCCAGGAAGCCGACAAATTGTCTCCCATAACTCCCACTCTGAAAGGTCGGCATATTCTTCTTCTGCGAGACCCGTTTCAGCCAATATCATACTGGCTCTACCTTTTCCCATATCTCCTCCTT from Pseudodesulfovibrio profundus encodes the following:
- a CDS encoding BRCT domain-containing protein, which encodes MGKGRASMILAETGLAEEEYADLSEWELWETICRLPGHFRKEFYVPEICFTGFGRGKEKSMLQEIARMNGYIVRDAVTKQLDFLCCGPEPGPSKIEKAEFQGVKIVTIEEFLNALGIPMP